A genomic window from Providencia alcalifaciens includes:
- a CDS encoding sterol desaturase family protein, producing the protein MNWNLTRTQYMADFIVVPIYVILAFTVALFRENAQLSWLIYFILGWCIWTLMEYIIHRYGFHFYYKRDHARHHVKPRAWIGTTPLVSTSLLAIIWGLCAILSNSIGLGSIIFIGFCFGYYSYIGIHYLIHHSKLAIINPLRHHHELHHRNPRINYGVSVRFWDYIFRTKA; encoded by the coding sequence ATGAATTGGAATTTAACTCGAACGCAATATATGGCTGATTTTATTGTTGTTCCTATTTACGTGATTTTGGCATTTACTGTGGCACTTTTTCGTGAAAATGCTCAATTATCTTGGCTGATTTATTTTATTTTGGGATGGTGTATTTGGACACTAATGGAATATATTATTCATCGTTATGGTTTCCATTTTTATTATAAACGTGACCACGCGCGACACCATGTCAAACCGCGAGCATGGATAGGAACAACGCCTTTAGTGAGCACCTCTCTTCTTGCAATAATTTGGGGGCTATGCGCGATTTTAAGTAATAGCATCGGGCTAGGTAGCATTATTTTTATTGGCTTTTGCTTTGGTTATTATAGTTATATTGGTATTCATTATTTAATTCATCATTCTAAGCTGGCAATTATTAACCCCCTTCGCCACCATCATGAATTACACCATCGTAACCCTCGCATCAATTATGGTGTTTCCGTTAGATTTTGGGATTATATATTTAGAACGAAAGCGTAA
- a CDS encoding DUF1345 domain-containing protein: MLRNAARIAHQLRHAFHSRPRFLVSLIVAFITFFALFQTQSLIINLIISWNAFAWCYLLFLLQRIISHNVKDIRKLTKIEDESASMVIFFLMSGCCVSLLALFFALGGHSDILKADKIYSYILTASTLISSWLLLPMGFTMHYAHLYYGNSENEKPWLIFPDKIIQPSYSDFMYFSFTIAVASQTADVEVASPSMRRAVLLQSVISFVFNMAILGLCINISASFF, translated from the coding sequence ATGCTTCGCAATGCTGCTCGCATCGCTCACCAACTACGTCATGCATTTCATTCTCGACCACGCTTTTTGGTCTCGCTTATTGTTGCTTTCATCACTTTCTTCGCTTTATTTCAAACACAAAGTCTGATTATTAACTTAATTATCAGTTGGAACGCATTTGCGTGGTGTTATTTGCTATTTCTGCTCCAGAGAATTATTAGCCACAATGTGAAAGACATTCGTAAGCTGACGAAAATCGAAGATGAAAGTGCAAGCATGGTAATATTTTTCTTGATGTCGGGCTGCTGCGTCAGTTTATTAGCGCTATTTTTTGCCTTAGGTGGACACAGTGATATTCTGAAAGCCGATAAAATTTATTCCTATATTTTAACTGCCTCTACATTGATATCCTCTTGGCTACTCTTACCAATGGGCTTTACCATGCACTACGCTCATCTCTATTACGGCAATAGTGAAAATGAAAAACCGTGGCTAATTTTTCCCGATAAAATCATCCAACCGAGCTATTCGGATTTTATGTATTTTTCATTCACCATTGCCGTTGCCTCACAAACGGCAGATGTGGAAGTTGCCTCACCCTCTATGCGTCGTGCAGTATTGCTCCAGTCCGTTATTTCTTTTGTCTTTAATATGGCAATTTTAGGGTTGTGCATTAATATTTCCGCCAGCTTTTTTTAA
- a CDS encoding DinI-like family protein, with protein sequence MLRIEVLFDKNSPQKPNSLVLQALESEILRKLQPQYPDMVTRVGFSSQQAINISGTKIADDKLRIEEILEEIWMDDGWLPETNTDD encoded by the coding sequence ATGTTACGCATCGAAGTGTTATTTGATAAGAATTCACCGCAAAAACCAAATAGCTTGGTTTTACAAGCTTTAGAATCTGAGATTTTACGCAAGCTACAGCCACAGTACCCTGATATGGTCACTCGAGTGGGCTTTAGCTCTCAGCAGGCAATTAATATTTCAGGAACGAAGATTGCGGATGATAAATTGCGCATTGAAGAAATCTTAGAAGAAATTTGGATGGATGACGGCTGGCTACCTGAAACAAATACCGATGATTAG